From Solwaraspora sp. WMMD1047, one genomic window encodes:
- a CDS encoding phosphotransferase — protein MPETVAPGTPAHPDLNGDLSHLAAAFGIGDIHGQEYLPAGLMNRNWRVTASGGDYALKQIIDVPLATARRNLRVVTALVGEGVPTCPPVLGAAGDPVVEVGNRGYCLLPWLEGDHLAGPDLTLDQARQFGQVLGQVHDRLDRIGRRVGLPAAPAKLSGRTIEPAAALLELDRFQAAARSGGTSFDEAVVELLDRRRVLIDKYAELRPASALVQGRIGWTHGDMQHRNVIWLNGIIRAVIDWDRIRVRPLAEEVARTVTIVFGAEQGRLDLARASAFVSGYRAVVPLPVDDLADGVRRLWWKRMSDFWHLDFHYDRGDHSCDPLFLTSEAFLGWWTEHRAEVEDAFSAQP, from the coding sequence ATGCCTGAGACCGTCGCCCCTGGCACGCCCGCACATCCTGATCTGAACGGCGATTTGTCACATCTCGCTGCCGCGTTCGGTATTGGCGACATCCATGGCCAGGAATATCTTCCTGCGGGGCTGATGAACCGCAACTGGCGCGTCACCGCCAGCGGCGGAGATTACGCCCTGAAACAGATCATCGACGTACCGTTGGCGACCGCCCGCCGCAACCTCCGAGTCGTGACGGCTCTCGTCGGCGAGGGCGTGCCGACGTGTCCACCGGTCCTCGGCGCAGCCGGGGATCCGGTGGTCGAGGTGGGCAATCGCGGCTACTGCCTGTTGCCCTGGTTGGAGGGCGACCACCTAGCGGGCCCCGACCTGACGCTCGACCAAGCGCGCCAGTTCGGGCAGGTGCTCGGGCAGGTCCACGACCGGCTCGACCGGATAGGTCGGCGTGTAGGGCTTCCCGCGGCACCGGCGAAGCTGAGTGGTCGGACCATCGAGCCGGCTGCTGCCCTGCTCGAGCTGGATCGCTTCCAGGCCGCTGCCCGGAGCGGGGGCACGTCGTTCGACGAGGCGGTTGTCGAACTGCTCGACCGGCGCAGGGTCCTCATTGACAAGTACGCGGAGCTGCGGCCGGCGAGCGCGCTCGTCCAGGGTCGGATCGGGTGGACCCATGGGGATATGCAACATCGCAACGTGATCTGGCTGAACGGCATTATCCGCGCGGTGATCGACTGGGACCGGATCCGGGTCCGCCCGCTGGCTGAGGAGGTAGCGCGCACAGTGACGATTGTGTTCGGCGCCGAACAGGGTCGACTGGACCTGGCGCGCGCCTCCGCATTTGTGAGCGGCTACCGCGCTGTCGTCCCACTCCCGGTGGATGACCTCGCGGACGGTGTACGACGGTTGTGGTGGAAGAGGATGTCCGACTTCTGGCACCTGGACTTCCACTACGACCGTGGCGATCACAGTTGCGACCCGCTGTTCCTGACCAGCGAAGCGTTCTTGGGCTGGTGGACTGAGCACCGCGCCGAGGTTGAGGACGCGTTCTCGGCACAGCCGTAG